From a single Anaerolineales bacterium genomic region:
- a CDS encoding thymidine kinase: MRHTHGSIEVVCGSMFSGKTDELIRRLVRATIAKQKVQVFKPAIDIRYAVEKVASHTGSTFDAIPVESSADVRSKLDADTTVVGVDEAQFFDDGIVAVVQELAARGVRVIVAGLDQDFRGEPFGSMPVLMAEAEDVTKLHAICMVCGGDASRTQRLVNGKPARYDEPIVIVGASEMYEARCRQHHEVPR; the protein is encoded by the coding sequence CTGCGGTTCGATGTTCAGCGGGAAAACGGATGAATTGATCCGCAGGCTGGTGCGGGCGACGATCGCGAAACAGAAGGTGCAGGTGTTCAAACCCGCCATTGACATCCGCTATGCGGTTGAGAAGGTCGCTTCGCACACAGGCTCCACGTTTGATGCCATTCCCGTCGAATCATCTGCGGATGTCCGCTCGAAATTGGACGCGGACACAACCGTCGTCGGCGTAGATGAGGCGCAGTTTTTCGATGACGGCATCGTGGCAGTTGTGCAGGAATTGGCGGCGCGCGGCGTGCGGGTCATCGTTGCCGGTCTCGATCAGGATTTCCGCGGCGAGCCGTTCGGCTCCATGCCCGTTCTCATGGCGGAGGCGGAGGACGTGACCAAACTCCATGCCATTTGCATGGTCTGCGGCGGGGACGCCTCGCGCACGCAGAGACTGGTCAATGGCAAGCCTGCCCGTTATGATGAACCGATAGTCATTGTGGGCGCATCCGAAATGTACGAAGCGCGCTGCCGTCAGCATCACGAAGTCCCGCGCTAG